In one window of Helianthus annuus cultivar XRQ/B chromosome 17, HanXRQr2.0-SUNRISE, whole genome shotgun sequence DNA:
- the LOC110923791 gene encoding uncharacterized protein LOC110923791 — protein MNILKKRTGKGQIEWTTEADSAFQELKVCLGSLPTLTAPITGETITVYLSASHFAISAVLVVHRNQAQMPVYYVSRILKDYETRYPMIEKLALALVHASIRLRRYFQAFNIEVQTDLQIQQILRKPEVSGRLTKWAIELSAFDITYRTRGPVKGQAVADFLTEVPTGESTKEKSALPRVWNLYTDGASSKEGLGAGLILIDPEGIEYTYALRFEFKTSNNEAEYEALLAGLQTAAKAGATSVLAHVDSLLIANQVSGEYEAREENMIRYLSQVNSFISSFDSCKIVHIPRSKNKKADVLSKLASVAFCHLSKEVLVETLQAPSIQQTESVMSISVQERSWMTPILDYLKDGTLLEEKAQARKLKVKALQYQVHDGKLYRKTFLGPLLKCLTPEETSYVIREIHWGICGIHSGPRMVVAKAMNAGYFWPGVTP, from the coding sequence ATGAATATATTGAAAAAACGAACTGGAAAGGGTCAAATAGAATGGACAACAGAGGCTGATTCTGCATTCCAGGAGTTGAAAGTTTGTCTTGGGTCTTTACCCACTCTGACCGCTCCAATCACCGGAGAAACCATCACTGTTTATCTCTCCGCTTCACATTTCGCCATCAGTGCAGTACTTGTGGTGCACCGGAACCAAGCACAAATGCCGGTTTACTACGTAAGCCGCATCCTAAAAGATTATGAAACTCGGTACCCGATGATTGAGAAATTGGCACTTGCATTGGTACATGCATCCATACGTCTCCGAAGGTATTTTCAGGCTTTCAATATAGAAGTACAGACCGACCTTCAGATCCAGCAAATTCTCAGAAAGCCGGAGGTCTCCGGACGTCTCACCAAATGGGCAATCGAACTTAGCGCTTTCGATATCACCTACCGAACTAGAGGTCCGGTAAAAGGTCAGGCTGTGGCAGATTTTCTTACGGAAGTACCGACCGGGGAAAGCACCAAAGAAAAGTCCGCCCTCCCGAGGGTATGGAACCTATATACAGACGGAGCTTCCAGTAAAGAAGGGTTAGGAGCCGGTTTAATTTTGATAGATCCGGAAGGAATAGAATATACTTATGCTCTGCGTTTTGAGTTTAAAACTTCAAACAATGAAGCGGAGTATGAGGCCCTTCTCGCAGGACTCCAAACCGCAGCTAAGGCTGGTGCAACCTCTGTACTGGCTCATGTTGATTCATTACTAATCGCCAACCAGGTCAGCGGAGAATACGAAGCACGAGAAGAAAACATGATCCGGTATCTAAGCCAAGTTAACAGTTTCATTTCCTCGTTTGACTCTTGCAAAATAGTTCACATACCACGGAGCAAGAACAAAAAGGCGGATGTTTTAAGCAAGCTTGCATCCGTAGCATTTTGTCACTTGTCCAAAGAAGTGTTGGTCGAAACTTTGCAAGCTCCATCCATCCAACAGACGGAGTCCGTTATGTCAATCTCCGTACAGGAAAGATCATGGATGACCCCGATCCTAGACTATCTGAAAGACGGCACACTCCTAGAGGAAAAAGCTCAAGCTCGGAAGCTAAAGGTAAAGGCATTACAGTATCAGGTTCACGATGGGAAACTCTATCGAAAGACCTTTTTAGGTCCGCTCCTAAAATGCCTAACACCGGAAGAGACCAGCTACGTCATAAGAGAAATTCACTGGGGAATATGCGGCATCCACTCCGGACCGAGGATGGTCGTAGCCAAAGCTATGAACGCCGGATATTTCTGGCCAggtgtaacaccctag